From the Sphingomonas suaedae genome, one window contains:
- a CDS encoding amidohydrolase family protein: MSTTDADGRIRSWTLEPSKPRFTPPPGAVDAHCHVFGPQAQFPFSPKAKYLPQDAGPDALFALRERLGFARNVIVQASCHGTDNAATLNAIAVSNGTCRGVAVVDPPISDVELDELHAGGIRGVRFNFLKRLVDDAPKDKFLEVAQRIARLGWHVVVYFEADILEEMKPFLAAIPVPIVIDHMGRPDVRQGPDGADMTAFRALLDSRADIWTKVTCPDRLDPAGPPYADFVAAVRPLVESYPDRVLWGTDWPHPNMETVLPDDGALVDVIPAIAVTAELQHKLLVANPMRLYWPEEG; this comes from the coding sequence ATGAGCACGACCGACGCCGATGGGCGCATCCGCAGTTGGACGTTGGAGCCGTCGAAGCCGCGCTTCACCCCACCGCCGGGCGCGGTCGATGCACATTGCCATGTGTTCGGACCGCAGGCGCAGTTCCCGTTCAGCCCCAAGGCCAAATATCTGCCGCAGGATGCCGGCCCCGACGCGCTGTTCGCGCTGCGCGAGCGGCTTGGCTTTGCGCGCAATGTGATTGTCCAGGCGAGCTGTCACGGGACCGACAATGCCGCGACGCTCAACGCCATCGCAGTGTCGAACGGAACCTGTCGCGGGGTGGCGGTGGTCGATCCCCCGATCAGCGACGTCGAGCTGGATGAGCTGCATGCGGGCGGCATTCGCGGCGTGCGCTTCAATTTCCTCAAACGCCTGGTCGATGATGCGCCCAAGGACAAGTTCCTCGAAGTCGCCCAGCGCATCGCGCGACTTGGCTGGCACGTCGTCGTCTATTTCGAGGCGGATATCCTTGAGGAGATGAAGCCGTTCCTCGCAGCGATCCCGGTGCCGATCGTGATCGACCATATGGGTCGGCCCGACGTGCGCCAGGGGCCGGATGGCGCGGACATGACCGCGTTCCGCGCGCTGCTCGACAGCCGCGCGGATATCTGGACCAAGGTCACCTGCCCCGACCGGCTCGACCCCGCCGGGCCGCCCTATGCCGATTTCGTCGCGGCGGTGCGGCCGCTGGTCGAGTCCTATCCCGATCGCGTGCTGTGGGGCACCGACTGGCCGCATCCGAACATGGAGACCGTGCTGCCCGATGACGGCGCGCTGGTCGATGTGATCCCGGCGATCGCGGTGACAGCCGAACTCCAGCACAAGCTGCTGGTGGCCAATCCGATGCGATTATACTGGCCGGAGGAGGGCTGA
- a CDS encoding 5-methyltetrahydropteroyltriglutamate--homocysteine S-methyltransferase — protein sequence MPTPPFRADHVGSFLRPKALIDARAAFKAGEIDAAALRAVEDEAIRGVVKFQEDLGLQGITDGEFRRTYFHTDFLLQLDGVEEAGGTAVHFHQHGGKELSYAPPVMKITGKIEHARDIQRADYEFLASCTSRTPKVTIPSPTMLHFRGGRDAIDASAYPDLEDFYTDLAAAYRAEIASLADAGCRYLQLDDTNLAYLCDDTQRENARKRGMDPDELPRLYARIINDSIRDKPEDMVVCVHLCRGNFRSSWAAEGGYEPVAEVLFNELNIDGYFLEYDDPRSGDFAPLRHLPKGKTVVLGLVTTKLGELESKDDVKRRIEEAAQFAPLDQLALSPQCGFSSTVHGNDIEVEQQAAKMRLVLDVAKDVWG from the coding sequence ATGCCCACGCCCCCCTTCCGCGCCGATCATGTCGGCAGCTTCCTGCGCCCCAAGGCGCTGATCGATGCGCGCGCCGCCTTCAAGGCTGGCGAAATCGACGCCGCCGCATTGCGCGCAGTCGAGGATGAGGCGATTCGCGGCGTGGTGAAGTTTCAGGAGGATCTGGGGCTTCAGGGGATCACCGATGGCGAGTTCCGCCGCACCTATTTCCACACCGATTTCCTGCTTCAGCTCGATGGCGTCGAAGAGGCGGGCGGCACTGCGGTGCATTTCCACCAGCATGGCGGCAAGGAACTGTCCTACGCCCCGCCGGTGATGAAGATCACCGGCAAGATCGAACATGCCCGCGACATCCAGCGCGCCGATTATGAATTCCTCGCCAGCTGCACCAGCCGCACGCCGAAGGTGACGATCCCGTCGCCGACGATGCTGCACTTCCGCGGCGGCCGCGACGCGATCGACGCCTCCGCCTATCCCGACCTGGAGGACTTCTACACCGACCTCGCTGCCGCTTACCGCGCAGAGATCGCCAGCCTCGCCGATGCCGGTTGCCGCTACCTCCAGCTCGACGACACCAACCTCGCTTACCTCTGCGACGACACGCAGCGCGAGAATGCGCGGAAGCGCGGCATGGACCCCGACGAGCTGCCGCGCCTTTATGCCCGCATCATCAACGATTCGATCCGCGACAAGCCCGAAGACATGGTCGTCTGCGTCCATCTGTGCCGCGGCAATTTCCGCTCGAGCTGGGCGGCCGAGGGTGGTTACGAGCCGGTCGCCGAAGTGCTGTTCAACGAACTCAACATCGACGGCTATTTCCTCGAATATGACGATCCGCGCTCGGGCGATTTCGCCCCGCTGCGGCATCTGCCGAAGGGCAAGACCGTCGTGCTCGGCCTCGTCACCACCAAGCTCGGCGAGCTGGAGTCAAAGGACGATGTGAAACGCCGCATCGAAGAAGCCGCGCAATTCGCGCCGCTCGACCAGCTCGCTTTGTCGCCGCAATGCGGCTTCTCCTCGACCGTCCACGGCAACGATATCGAGGTGGAGCAGCAGGCGGCAAAGATGCGCCTGGTTCTCGATGTGGCGAAGGACGTTTGGGGGTAA
- a CDS encoding aromatic ring-hydroxylating dioxygenase subunit alpha gives MTWITNRWYVAAWDSEVDRTPIARTICGEPVMLYRKLDRGVVAMRDACPHRLLPLSMGFKEGDSIRCRYHGLLIEPDGCASEMPIKSEPVPKAVCATLYPVVEKHRFVWIWIGEAAKADPASIPDFWPCSAPGWTFDGGYNHINCDYRLVIDNLMDLSHETWVHQGSIGQHEITEAPIETLVEGEEVKVRRWMPGIEPPPFWRDALKSAGPVDRWQVCHFIPPSSVLIDVGVSPVEAGDTIESHDSGVRGFVVDAMTPESETTTHYFWGMARNFDIDDAGFTARFKAQQGQVFDEDVEVLEAQQRSIDANPDMKLRGYSIDQGSVRARSIIRKLMEAEQA, from the coding sequence ATGACCTGGATCACCAACCGCTGGTATGTCGCCGCATGGGATTCGGAGGTGGATCGCACGCCGATCGCGCGCACCATCTGTGGCGAACCGGTGATGCTGTACCGCAAGCTCGACCGCGGCGTGGTGGCGATGCGCGACGCCTGCCCGCACCGGCTGTTGCCGCTGTCGATGGGATTCAAGGAAGGGGATTCGATCCGCTGTCGCTATCATGGGCTGCTGATCGAGCCCGATGGCTGTGCCAGCGAAATGCCGATCAAGTCGGAGCCGGTTCCGAAGGCCGTCTGTGCGACGCTGTACCCGGTGGTCGAGAAGCATCGCTTCGTCTGGATCTGGATCGGCGAGGCGGCGAAGGCGGACCCGGCGAGCATTCCCGATTTCTGGCCGTGCAGCGCGCCGGGCTGGACCTTCGACGGCGGCTACAACCATATCAACTGCGATTACCGGCTGGTGATCGACAATTTGATGGACCTGTCCCACGAAACCTGGGTGCATCAGGGGTCGATCGGGCAGCATGAGATTACCGAGGCGCCGATCGAAACGCTGGTCGAGGGCGAGGAGGTGAAGGTGCGCCGCTGGATGCCGGGGATCGAGCCCCCGCCCTTCTGGCGCGACGCTCTCAAATCCGCAGGGCCGGTCGATCGCTGGCAGGTGTGCCACTTCATTCCCCCGTCATCGGTGCTGATCGATGTCGGCGTGTCCCCCGTCGAAGCAGGCGACACGATCGAAAGCCACGATTCGGGGGTGCGCGGCTTCGTCGTCGATGCGATGACGCCGGAGAGCGAAACCACGACTCACTATTTCTGGGGCATGGCGAGGAACTTCGACATCGATGACGCCGGTTTCACCGCGCGGTTCAAGGCGCAGCAGGGCCAGGTGTTCGACGAGGATGTCGAAGTGCTGGAGGCGCAGCAGCGCAGCATCGACGCCAATCCCGACATGAAACTGCGCGGCTATTCGATCGATCAGGGCAGCGTGCGCGCGCGGTCGATCATCCGCAAGCTGATGGAGGCGGAGCAGGCGTGA
- a CDS encoding MarR family winged helix-turn-helix transcriptional regulator — MTIGRGDLDRNLGLRLRRAHGAVQRHFVEHFADLGLTQKQVSVLWLTGDHPDLAQADLAQALDMDRATTMALVHGLEKRGLVSRSPSRTDGRRIAFRLTDAGEALLTQAKAAIAEHEAWLKARFSKAELARLEEMLARIYR; from the coding sequence GTGACGATCGGGCGCGGCGATCTCGACCGCAATCTCGGGCTTCGCCTCCGCCGTGCGCATGGCGCGGTGCAGCGGCATTTCGTCGAACATTTCGCCGATCTGGGATTGACGCAGAAACAGGTGTCGGTGCTGTGGCTGACCGGGGACCACCCCGATCTGGCGCAGGCCGATCTGGCGCAGGCGCTCGACATGGATCGCGCGACGACGATGGCGCTGGTCCATGGGTTGGAGAAGCGCGGGCTGGTGTCGCGCAGCCCGTCGCGCACCGATGGACGGCGCATCGCGTTCCGCCTGACCGACGCGGGCGAGGCGCTTCTGACGCAGGCGAAAGCGGCGATTGCGGAGCATGAGGCATGGCTGAAAGCCCGTTTCAGCAAAGCGGAGCTGGCACGGCTTGAGGAAATGCTCGCGCGCATCTATCGCTGA
- a CDS encoding MFS transporter, which translates to MATDPRAVIDREPMSRFQWGVVATMVGLNALDGFDVLSISFASPGIAADWGINRAALGIVLSMELVGMAIGSLFLGGIADRIGRRATILSCLGIMTVGMLGAASAGGIYTLMIWRVLTGLGIGGMLAATNAAVAEAANARHRSLAVVLMAAGYPVGTIIGGSISAVLLSMYDWRAVFVFGAVCSVLFIPLVLWRAPESVAFLMHKRPPDALERINANLARMGHPPIDALPEAEVVTTRKAPLVNLFSPALMRPTILLTLAYLAHIMTFYFILKWIPKIVVDMGFPPPEAAGVLVWASIGGATGSLILGLLTGKIRLLALTIVAMLLSTALVILFGRGQSDLAGLSMVAAAAGFATNAGVVGLYALIAQSFPTGVRATATGFVIGVGRGGSALAPALAGFLFAAGYGLQTVAILMGLGSIVAAVALFGMRRWSAPVEARG; encoded by the coding sequence ATGGCTACCGATCCACGCGCGGTGATCGACCGCGAACCGATGTCGCGCTTCCAATGGGGCGTGGTGGCCACGATGGTCGGGCTGAACGCGCTCGACGGGTTCGACGTGCTCTCGATCAGCTTCGCATCGCCCGGCATCGCCGCCGACTGGGGCATCAATCGCGCGGCGCTGGGCATCGTCCTGTCGATGGAGCTGGTCGGCATGGCAATCGGGTCGCTGTTCCTGGGCGGCATCGCCGACCGGATCGGACGGCGTGCGACCATCCTCTCCTGCCTTGGCATCATGACCGTCGGGATGCTCGGCGCGGCGAGCGCAGGGGGCATCTACACGCTGATGATCTGGCGCGTGCTCACCGGGCTCGGCATCGGCGGGATGCTCGCCGCGACCAATGCGGCGGTGGCGGAAGCGGCGAATGCCAGGCATCGCTCGCTCGCCGTGGTGCTGATGGCCGCCGGCTATCCGGTCGGCACGATCATCGGCGGATCGATCTCGGCGGTGCTGCTGTCGATGTATGACTGGCGCGCGGTATTCGTGTTCGGCGCGGTCTGCTCGGTTCTGTTCATCCCCCTCGTCCTGTGGCGCGCGCCGGAGTCTGTCGCGTTCCTGATGCACAAGCGTCCGCCGGACGCGCTCGAGCGGATCAATGCCAACCTGGCACGAATGGGTCACCCGCCGATCGACGCGCTGCCCGAGGCCGAGGTCGTTACGACGCGCAAGGCGCCGCTGGTCAACCTGTTTTCGCCCGCTTTGATGCGACCGACGATCCTGCTGACCCTCGCCTATCTCGCGCACATCATGACCTTCTATTTCATCCTGAAATGGATCCCGAAAATCGTGGTCGACATGGGCTTCCCCCCGCCCGAGGCGGCGGGCGTGCTGGTCTGGGCGAGCATCGGCGGCGCCACAGGTTCGCTGATCCTGGGCCTGCTGACCGGCAAGATCCGGCTGCTCGCGCTCACCATCGTCGCGATGCTGCTGTCGACGGCTCTGGTCATCCTGTTCGGGCGCGGGCAGAGCGATCTCGCCGGGCTGTCGATGGTTGCGGCAGCGGCGGGCTTTGCCACCAATGCGGGCGTGGTCGGCCTCTACGCGCTGATCGCCCAGTCCTTCCCGACCGGGGTGCGTGCGACCGCGACCGGATTTGTCATCGGCGTCGGACGCGGCGGTTCAGCACTGGCCCCTGCCCTTGCCGGATTTCTGTTTGCGGCGGGATACGGGTTGCAGACGGTCGCGATCCTGATGGGCCTTGGCTCGATCGTCGCGGCGGTTGCGCTGTTCGGAATGCGGCGGTGGTCGGCGCCAGTCGAGGCACGGGGATAG
- a CDS encoding tannase/feruloyl esterase family alpha/beta hydrolase, with amino-acid sequence MPAMLATALAGCAALTGTHPGGVAVTAATAVTPSPTWQPETTSFYRPVPVSVPLCRVEGVIEGNIGFELWLPADWNGRLLGAGVGGDAGVYNYIDMSRRIAEGFATVTTDSGHKSTQARWMADPKARVDYEHRAVHLTALAAKAIVAKFYDRAVDKSYFTGCSGGGRQALKEMQNYPGDYDGVIAGAPGPYMPLQSVRMLWFALQQKWTPAGALSDTDWALYENKATAACDAQDGVADGIISNPLACKFRTATLLCKPGQTEGCLTAPKLKMLDLIRAPMRDEAGRAMDDGLFPGVRTRPGPPSPLLRAMWADGVYDDANWNEDSFQRSRDLLAANRRMPELRADKVAIAPFVKAGGKAILYQGWADPSTNAGPTIDYYAALARANGGLAKLDDSVRLFMAPGMYHCARGPGADQFGASGQASWPGDPSRDVLWALIHWVEKGKAPARLTATKIEDGKESFTRTLCPYPQAAHWDGKGPAEAASSYRCAVDPALVKYMGRKTLVGS; translated from the coding sequence ATGCCGGCGATGCTGGCAACCGCGCTGGCCGGATGTGCTGCCCTGACGGGCACGCATCCGGGCGGCGTGGCCGTCACGGCGGCGACGGCGGTGACCCCGTCGCCGACCTGGCAGCCCGAAACGACCAGCTTCTATCGCCCCGTCCCGGTCAGCGTTCCGCTGTGCCGGGTCGAGGGGGTGATCGAGGGCAATATCGGCTTCGAGCTGTGGCTGCCCGCCGACTGGAACGGGCGGCTGCTCGGCGCAGGCGTCGGCGGCGATGCCGGCGTGTACAACTATATCGATATGAGCCGTCGCATTGCCGAGGGCTTTGCGACGGTCACCACCGACAGCGGGCATAAATCGACTCAGGCGCGCTGGATGGCCGACCCCAAGGCGCGGGTCGATTACGAACATCGCGCGGTCCATCTCACCGCGCTCGCGGCCAAGGCGATCGTCGCCAAATTCTACGACCGCGCCGTGGACAAGAGCTATTTCACCGGCTGCTCGGGCGGCGGGCGACAGGCGCTCAAGGAGATGCAGAATTATCCGGGCGACTATGACGGCGTGATCGCTGGCGCGCCGGGTCCCTATATGCCGCTGCAATCGGTGCGGATGCTGTGGTTCGCGCTGCAACAGAAATGGACGCCCGCAGGCGCGCTCAGCGATACCGACTGGGCGCTGTACGAGAACAAGGCAACCGCCGCGTGCGACGCGCAGGACGGCGTTGCCGATGGAATCATCTCGAACCCGCTCGCCTGCAAATTCCGCACCGCGACCTTGCTCTGCAAACCCGGCCAGACCGAGGGCTGCCTGACGGCACCCAAGCTCAAGATGCTCGACCTGATCCGCGCACCGATGCGCGACGAGGCGGGCAGGGCGATGGACGATGGGCTGTTTCCCGGCGTGCGCACGCGTCCCGGTCCGCCGTCGCCGCTGCTGCGCGCGATGTGGGCGGATGGCGTCTATGACGACGCCAACTGGAACGAGGACAGCTTCCAACGCAGCCGCGACCTGCTCGCTGCCAACCGCCGGATGCCCGAACTACGCGCCGACAAGGTCGCAATCGCGCCCTTCGTCAAGGCAGGCGGCAAGGCGATCCTCTATCAGGGCTGGGCCGACCCCTCGACCAATGCCGGGCCGACGATCGACTATTACGCTGCGCTGGCGCGGGCGAATGGCGGGCTCGCGAAGCTGGACGACAGCGTGCGCCTGTTCATGGCCCCCGGAATGTACCATTGCGCCCGCGGCCCCGGCGCCGACCAGTTCGGCGCATCGGGTCAGGCGAGCTGGCCCGGTGACCCGTCGCGCGATGTGCTGTGGGCGCTGATCCATTGGGTCGAGAAGGGGAAGGCGCCGGCGCGTCTGACCGCGACCAAGATCGAGGACGGCAAGGAGAGCTTCACCCGGACGCTCTGCCCCTATCCGCAAGCGGCGCACTGGGACGGGAAGGGGCCGGCCGAGGCCGCGTCATCCTATCGCTGCGCGGTCGATCCGGCGCTGGTCAAATATATGGGGCGCAAGACGCTCGTGGGGTCGTAG
- a CDS encoding TonB-dependent receptor plug domain-containing protein, with product MNIIAIRRQSTLLSRSALGVLALTIAMPAVAQEDTPPPAAPEAAEEAIIVTGSRIRGIDPVGSAVIAIDSEQILEEPVTSTNDILRRVPQVVSLGANRAGGSAQNGAANATRGAGINLRGLSTNATLLLYDGKRLPPQGTQGQFTDPSAIPSIALGRIEVVADGTSAVYGSDAVAGVVNLILRKDFSGIEARGRYGLTEGDYYEAQAALLVGHKWDGGYIMAAGEYSKNNNLFGSELDFYTSDNRARGGRDLRGTNCAPGTLVVGGVNYAIPTGGVTSANVGSLVAGTRNQCEFLDIAQVIPDQERWSGVASVSQEITPGIRIFADGFYSRRSGTLLFNPTVNATVPNTNPFFVSPVPGATSVTVQTTFLDETGPLPNPYWASTWNVSAGVEADLFGDFQGTVYYAYGKSEEVADRRRSGVNAGALNAALADTNPATALNVFGGPNNPATLAAITDNYFVITGRTRLEVINAQMDGSLFEMPGGNVRIAFGGEHRVEYTYTDLFIGRSAAANHVTDDGSRNVDAVFAELFVPLVGAGNASPGLERLSLSIAGRYEHYSDFGSTTNPKVGLTYSPWLGLTLKGTYGTSFRAPTFTEVSTVGGGAGLYFDTLPGPSGNQIGIGIAGGNPDLEPEKATTWSFGVEVAPPELPGFNASVNYFRIDYTDQIQALRGTPGLLTNPIYSQFVQFNPTAAEISALVNSGLPINAAINESLVTFIADGRRQNLGTSLLRGLDFTAAYRWNWGGVDLDAGIQGTYVLDYLFEAVPGAGLVDVLDTIGFTQKFRTQADIGAKFGGLKTRLTWNHLNGYTNTTSAVVREVSNYDTFDLLIGYDITDRIGVSFDVRNLFNEDPPFVDTTNGFDPQASNPIPRLFAITANVKF from the coding sequence ATGAACATCATTGCCATTCGTCGCCAGTCGACCCTGCTGAGCCGCAGCGCGCTGGGCGTGCTCGCGCTGACCATCGCGATGCCTGCGGTTGCGCAGGAAGATACGCCACCGCCTGCCGCCCCTGAGGCGGCCGAGGAAGCCATCATCGTCACCGGCAGCCGCATTCGCGGCATCGATCCGGTCGGCTCCGCCGTGATCGCGATCGACTCCGAACAGATATTGGAAGAACCGGTCACCTCGACCAACGACATCTTGCGCCGCGTGCCGCAGGTCGTCTCGCTCGGCGCCAACCGCGCGGGTGGCAGCGCCCAAAATGGTGCGGCGAACGCGACGCGCGGTGCAGGCATCAACCTGCGCGGCCTGTCCACCAACGCGACGCTGCTGCTGTATGATGGCAAGCGCCTTCCGCCACAGGGAACGCAGGGGCAGTTCACCGATCCCTCGGCGATCCCCTCGATCGCGCTCGGCCGGATCGAGGTCGTCGCGGACGGCACCTCCGCCGTTTACGGCTCCGACGCGGTCGCGGGCGTCGTCAACCTCATTCTGCGCAAGGACTTTTCCGGCATCGAGGCGCGCGGCCGTTACGGCCTGACCGAAGGGGATTATTACGAGGCGCAGGCGGCGCTGCTCGTCGGGCATAAATGGGACGGCGGCTATATCATGGCCGCAGGCGAATATTCGAAGAACAACAACCTCTTCGGCTCCGAACTCGATTTCTATACCTCCGACAACCGCGCACGCGGGGGGCGCGACCTGCGCGGCACCAACTGCGCACCCGGCACGCTGGTGGTCGGCGGCGTCAACTACGCCATTCCGACCGGCGGCGTAACGAGCGCCAATGTCGGCAGCCTGGTGGCGGGAACCCGCAACCAGTGCGAGTTCCTCGACATCGCCCAGGTTATTCCGGACCAGGAGCGCTGGAGCGGCGTCGCATCGGTCAGTCAGGAAATCACGCCCGGCATCCGCATCTTCGCCGATGGCTTCTACTCACGGCGCAGCGGCACGTTGCTGTTCAACCCGACGGTCAACGCGACCGTCCCCAACACGAACCCCTTCTTCGTCTCTCCGGTACCCGGCGCGACGTCGGTAACGGTGCAGACGACCTTCCTCGACGAGACCGGTCCGCTCCCCAATCCCTATTGGGCGAGCACCTGGAACGTCTCCGCCGGGGTTGAGGCGGACCTGTTCGGCGACTTCCAGGGCACCGTCTATTACGCCTATGGCAAGTCCGAGGAGGTTGCCGACCGCCGCCGTTCGGGCGTCAACGCCGGGGCGCTCAACGCTGCACTGGCCGACACCAACCCCGCGACCGCGCTCAACGTGTTCGGCGGGCCGAACAACCCGGCGACACTCGCTGCGATCACCGACAATTATTTCGTCATCACCGGCCGTACGCGGCTGGAAGTCATCAATGCGCAGATGGACGGTTCGCTGTTCGAGATGCCGGGCGGCAACGTTCGTATCGCCTTTGGCGGCGAGCATCGCGTCGAATATACCTATACCGATCTGTTCATCGGTCGCTCGGCGGCGGCGAACCATGTTACCGACGATGGCAGCCGCAATGTCGATGCGGTGTTTGCCGAACTGTTCGTCCCGCTAGTCGGGGCGGGCAATGCCTCGCCGGGGCTGGAGCGGCTCTCGCTCAGCATTGCCGGGCGCTATGAGCATTATAGCGATTTCGGCAGCACCACCAATCCGAAGGTCGGCCTGACCTACTCGCCCTGGCTCGGCCTGACGCTCAAGGGAACCTATGGCACCTCCTTCCGCGCGCCGACCTTTACCGAGGTGTCGACCGTCGGCGGCGGCGCGGGCCTGTATTTCGATACGCTGCCCGGTCCCAGTGGCAACCAGATCGGTATCGGCATCGCGGGCGGCAACCCGGATCTCGAGCCGGAAAAGGCGACGACATGGTCGTTCGGGGTCGAGGTCGCCCCGCCGGAACTGCCCGGCTTCAACGCTTCGGTGAACTATTTCCGGATCGATTATACCGATCAGATCCAGGCGCTGCGCGGCACGCCGGGCCTGCTCACCAATCCGATCTACAGCCAGTTCGTCCAGTTCAACCCGACCGCGGCGGAGATCAGCGCGCTGGTCAATTCGGGGCTGCCGATCAACGCGGCAATCAACGAATCGCTGGTGACCTTCATCGCCGACGGGCGGCGCCAGAATCTCGGCACCTCGCTGTTGCGCGGGCTCGATTTCACCGCGGCCTATCGCTGGAACTGGGGCGGGGTCGATCTCGATGCCGGGATCCAGGGCACCTATGTGCTCGATTATCTGTTCGAGGCGGTTCCCGGCGCGGGGCTGGTCGATGTACTCGACACGATCGGCTTCACCCAGAAATTCCGCACCCAGGCGGATATCGGCGCGAAATTCGGCGGGCTGAAGACGCGCCTCACCTGGAACCACCTCAACGGCTATACCAATACCACCTCGGCCGTGGTGCGAGAGGTCAGCAATTACGACACGTTCGATCTGCTGATCGGCTACGACATTACCGACCGGATCGGCGTGTCGTTCGACGTGCGCAACCTGTTCAACGAGGATCCGCCCTTCGTCGACACCACCAACGGCTTCGATCCGCAGGCATCGAACCCGATCCCGCGCCTGTTCGCGATCACGGCGAACGTGAAGTTCTGA
- a CDS encoding CapA family protein gives MTHVFLAAGDLAPDRDDYDESYVATRDVLHAADIAFAQLETSFAEKGVRLPQARHAVLARPDGADALARAGFDVISMAGNHVLDWGNDAFFETKANLERVGLKVVGAGANIAEARKPVKITLGDGTRVAILAYCTILPHSYWAEERRPGCAPMRAHTLYEQIEHDQPGTPARIHTFPHREDLAALEADIRAAKADADLVFVSLHWGIHFVRASIADYQRDVARAAVAAGADAIMGGHPHILKGCEVIDGAPVFYSLCNFATDLRMDPVHAASKSFNEIRVLAEEWEPDFDSLYNFPKASRLSLVARFEIANGRIVRSGFLPMYIDRDAVPRFVEPGSERHSEVVDYMAAVTAEAGLNARYRVESEMVVVEQAA, from the coding sequence ATGACCCATGTCTTCCTCGCCGCGGGCGATCTGGCCCCCGATCGCGACGATTACGACGAGAGCTATGTCGCAACCCGCGACGTGCTGCACGCCGCCGACATCGCCTTTGCCCAGCTTGAGACGAGCTTTGCCGAAAAGGGCGTGCGGCTGCCCCAGGCGCGCCATGCGGTGCTGGCGCGACCCGATGGCGCCGACGCTCTCGCCCGTGCCGGGTTCGACGTCATCTCGATGGCGGGAAATCATGTGCTCGACTGGGGCAATGACGCCTTTTTCGAGACCAAGGCCAATCTCGAGCGCGTCGGGCTGAAGGTCGTTGGCGCGGGCGCGAATATCGCCGAGGCGCGCAAGCCGGTGAAGATCACGCTGGGCGACGGCACCCGCGTCGCGATCCTCGCCTACTGCACGATTCTGCCGCACAGCTATTGGGCCGAGGAGCGCCGCCCCGGCTGCGCGCCGATGCGCGCGCATACGCTCTACGAGCAGATCGAGCATGACCAGCCCGGCACGCCCGCGCGCATCCACACCTTCCCGCATCGTGAGGATCTCGCGGCGCTGGAGGCGGATATCCGCGCGGCCAAGGCGGACGCGGACCTGGTCTTCGTCTCGCTCCACTGGGGCATCCATTTCGTCCGCGCGAGCATCGCCGACTATCAGCGCGATGTTGCGCGGGCGGCGGTCGCGGCGGGGGCCGATGCAATAATGGGCGGCCACCCCCACATCCTGAAGGGGTGCGAAGTCATCGACGGCGCGCCGGTCTTCTACTCGCTGTGCAATTTCGCAACCGATCTGCGGATGGACCCGGTCCATGCCGCCTCGAAGAGCTTCAACGAGATCCGCGTGCTGGCCGAGGAATGGGAACCGGATTTCGACAGCCTCTACAATTTTCCCAAGGCATCGCGCCTGTCGCTGGTCGCGCGGTTCGAGATCGCGAACGGCCGCATCGTCCGCTCAGGCTTCCTGCCGATGTACATCGATCGCGATGCGGTTCCTCGCTTCGTGGAGCCGGGCAGCGAACGGCATTCCGAAGTTGTCGATTACATGGCGGCCGTGACCGCCGAAGCAGGGCTCAACGCCCGCTACCGCGTGGAGAGTGAGATGGTTGTCGTGGAGCAGGCCGCATGA